Proteins from a genomic interval of Deltaproteobacteria bacterium:
- a CDS encoding DUF4388 domain-containing protein: MSLTGDIRSFSLSAIGRLLHQEKKTGILSVHSGDRETKIYFRAGDIVFISGALAAELSLGALLKEKKLVTDAEIDLSLEIAKSENKRLGVVFLEKGFISQKKLVNILNYQFKEAISNVLTWRAGSFSYEDGIEGFVEDIRLKLDPIRLVAEAEKWKSYRSLIPNDRVIFHIKAGALKADRFSADGSLRVMLLIDGKRDVAKIIAESGLSRLAVYRALSALAAQDAIEVQGTAGAPGTGAGHDMAVIVGYYLEVIHAVTTDISLELGEKKAYGMLLNALENAPASHLLAGAVVPGDSPGENTGRVCERLVKSGSPVGTASLEAAFKAVIFHLLREKYHVLGFKAVRNTLLRLITSAERLQDETGSVAESVLPFFRTLAGDKGLFSGKKALSTGGGTTEAGADASKGAGQSLEKTGGAAIIAFYSRVIQMVTHEMETEIGGKVYALLNRIMENSEYYDRFLSQYRVDDGIQENVERIRGHIAREGHRLAKNSFVSGFQQVLIALLTEEQRLLGEKSARATVHKIEGFLANISEDTFRPLIMNLIPTLKRII, from the coding sequence ATGTCGCTAACAGGGGACATACGGTCCTTTTCACTTTCCGCCATAGGGCGCCTTCTGCACCAGGAAAAAAAAACCGGCATCTTGAGCGTGCACTCCGGCGACCGCGAAACGAAAATTTATTTTCGTGCGGGCGACATCGTATTTATCAGCGGCGCACTTGCGGCGGAACTTTCCCTGGGCGCGTTGCTGAAAGAAAAAAAGCTGGTTACCGATGCGGAAATCGATTTGTCGCTCGAAATTGCCAAAAGTGAGAACAAGCGCCTCGGTGTCGTGTTTCTCGAAAAAGGGTTCATATCTCAGAAAAAGCTGGTTAACATCCTGAATTACCAGTTCAAGGAGGCGATTTCCAACGTTCTCACATGGCGTGCGGGCAGTTTCAGCTACGAAGATGGTATCGAGGGATTCGTCGAGGACATTCGGCTGAAGCTGGATCCCATTCGCCTGGTTGCCGAAGCGGAGAAATGGAAATCCTACCGCTCGCTGATTCCAAATGATCGCGTGATATTCCATATCAAGGCAGGGGCGCTCAAGGCCGACCGTTTTTCCGCAGACGGATCCCTGCGCGTGATGCTGCTGATAGACGGGAAGAGGGATGTGGCCAAGATTATTGCCGAAAGCGGATTGTCCCGTCTGGCGGTGTACCGCGCCCTTTCAGCTCTGGCCGCTCAGGACGCCATCGAAGTCCAAGGCACGGCTGGGGCACCGGGGACCGGCGCCGGACACGATATGGCGGTGATCGTTGGCTATTACCTGGAGGTCATCCATGCGGTTACGACGGATATCTCACTGGAACTGGGTGAAAAAAAAGCGTACGGCATGCTGCTCAACGCTTTGGAGAACGCACCTGCCAGCCATTTGTTGGCAGGTGCCGTGGTGCCGGGTGACAGCCCGGGCGAAAATACGGGCCGTGTTTGTGAACGCCTGGTGAAAAGCGGCTCTCCTGTAGGGACGGCATCCCTCGAAGCGGCTTTCAAGGCCGTCATTTTCCATCTGCTCAGAGAAAAATACCATGTTCTCGGGTTCAAGGCCGTCAGGAACACGCTTTTAAGGCTCATCACCTCGGCCGAACGGCTGCAGGATGAAACCGGGAGCGTGGCCGAGAGCGTGTTGCCGTTTTTTCGCACGCTTGCCGGCGATAAAGGCTTGTTCAGCGGAAAAAAGGCACTGTCCACCGGCGGAGGAACCACCGAAGCGGGTGCCGATGCCTCCAAAGGTGCCGGGCAAAGCCTGGAAAAGACCGGCGGTGCCGCCATTATCGCTTTTTACAGCCGGGTTATCCAGATGGTAACCCATGAAATGGAAACGGAGATCGGCGGCAAGGTGTATGCTTTGCTTAACCGGATAATGGAAAACTCGGAATATTACGACAGATTCCTGTCACAGTACCGTGTGGACGACGGTATACAGGAAAATGTGGAGCGCATCCGCGGACACATCGCACGTGAAGGTCACCGGCTGGCAAAAAACAGCTTCGTTTCCGGGTTTCAACAGGTGCTCATAGCACTTTTGACGGAAGAACAGCGGCTGCTGGGGGAAAAATCGGCCAGGGCGACCGTGCATAAGATTGAGGGTTTTCTTGCGAACATCTCCGAGGACACATTCAGGCCTTTGATCATGAACCTCATTCCGACGCTTAAGAGAATCATATAA